One part of the Glycine soja cultivar W05 chromosome 11, ASM419377v2, whole genome shotgun sequence genome encodes these proteins:
- the LOC114373259 gene encoding cilia- and flagella-associated protein 20-like gives CKLSNVSCSVTHASKTHEDLGFRIATSRSFISLTPRFKIGYCCYCWFWWCRRCSRTHSNLDFFPFCTALGVNLCKYGTKKAVTRVKPYMCTMPLRMDEGWNQIQFKLADFTKRAYGTNYVETLRVQVHANCQLRRIYFSDRLYSEEELPPEFKLYLPMQKS, from the exons TGTAAACTTTCTAATGTTAGTTGTTCTGTAACGCATGCAAGCAAAACCCACGAAGATTTAGGGTTTCGCATTGCTACTTCGCGTTCGTTCATCTCTCTCACGCCTC gttttaAAATTGgctattgttgttattgttggttTTGGTGGTGCAGAAGATGTTCAAGAACACATTCCAATCTGGATTTCTTTCCATTTTGTACAGCCTTGG gAGTAAACCTTTGCAAATATGGGACAAAGAAG GCTGTCACTCGGGTAAAGCCCTACATGTGCACTATGCCACTGAGAATGGATGAGGGGTGGAATCAAATCCAGTTTAAACTGGCTGATTTCACCAAGAGAGCATATGGTACTAATTATGTGGAGACACTGCGAGTTCAGGTACATGCAAACTGTCAACTGAGAAGGATTTACTTCTCTGACCGCCTCTACTCTGAAGAGGAACTCCCTCCAGAGTTCAAATTGTACCTTCCAATGCAG AAATCATGA